One genomic window of Desulfuromonas sp. TF includes the following:
- a CDS encoding hypothetical protein (member of metallo-beta-lactamase family; the purified enzyme from Escherichia coli forms dimeric zinc phosphodiesterase; in Bacillus subtilis this protein is a 3'-tRNA processing endoribonuclease and is essential while in Escherichia coli it is not; associates with two zinc ions) has protein sequence MNMRSVFYPRLVNDAFGDPALYVRLAHRGEALLFDCGDLHLLTTRETLKIREVFISHAHIDHLIGFDALLRTFLHQEGPLRIYGPPGLADRIAGRLSGYTWNLVAGYPLVLTVSEWGPDGGRQVVFRAAHSFRPEEETPLEKGEGLLRQTDYYRVRAVPLDHGNIVSLAFVLEEPLHVAIHKDALVHHGYRPGPWLTRFKDRMRQGVAPETPVLVPLDPKGEIVVPLAELSRQIAHVERGMKISYVTDAAPTEKNMEKIAALGADSHLMVIEATFAHRDLERAMQRNHLTARLAGQIARKARAARLLVFHHSPRYQENPELLADEAREAFAGENYD, from the coding sequence ATGAACATGAGATCCGTCTTCTATCCCAGACTCGTTAACGATGCCTTCGGCGACCCCGCTCTCTATGTCCGCCTGGCCCATCGCGGTGAAGCCCTGCTCTTCGACTGCGGCGACCTGCACCTCCTCACAACCAGGGAAACACTCAAGATCCGTGAGGTTTTCATCTCTCATGCCCATATCGACCATCTGATCGGTTTCGATGCCCTACTGCGCACGTTCCTCCACCAGGAAGGGCCACTCCGAATATACGGCCCCCCTGGGCTTGCGGATCGCATTGCCGGCCGGCTATCGGGATATACATGGAATCTCGTCGCCGGATATCCCCTCGTCCTGACAGTCAGTGAGTGGGGTCCGGACGGAGGCAGGCAGGTCGTATTTCGCGCCGCCCATTCCTTCAGGCCCGAGGAAGAAACACCCCTTGAAAAAGGGGAAGGCCTGCTGCGGCAAACCGACTATTACCGAGTGCGGGCCGTTCCTCTCGATCATGGCAATATCGTCTCACTGGCGTTTGTTCTGGAGGAACCCCTTCATGTAGCTATCCACAAGGATGCGCTGGTTCATCACGGCTACCGCCCCGGTCCGTGGCTCACCCGATTCAAGGATCGGATGCGCCAGGGGGTTGCGCCAGAGACCCCCGTACTTGTTCCGCTGGACCCAAAGGGCGAGATCGTCGTTCCCCTGGCCGAGTTGAGCCGGCAGATTGCTCATGTTGAAAGGGGAATGAAAATCAGCTATGTGACCGATGCGGCTCCGACCGAGAAGAATATGGAGAAGATTGCGGCTCTTGGTGCCGATTCCCATCTGATGGTGATTGAGGCCACGTTTGCGCACCGCGACCTCGAAAGGGCCATGCAGCGCAATCATCTCACCGCCCGGCTGGCCGGACAGATTGCCAGAAAAGCGCGGGCAGCCCGGCTGCTGGTTTTTCACCATTCCCCCCGATATCAGGAGAATCCCGAGCTGCTCGCCGATGAAGCCCGCGAAGCCTTTGCCGGAGAGAATTACGATTAG
- a CDS encoding 50S ribosomal protein L11 methyltransferase, with product MEKIWIEMRIRVPATAVDLVCHELAELGCDGVTVEERQLDTFIPPDPDESPPEEYFIKAYYAVSGESESLRRLIKERLEWLAGFVPGLIPALPEVREVRTEDWAEGWKQHFRAVRLGPRLVVKPSWEDFLPASGDVVVNLDPGMAFGTGTHGTTRLCLEALAGLFEHSPVPKRVLDVGTGSGILAIAAAA from the coding sequence ATGGAAAAGATCTGGATTGAAATGCGCATACGGGTGCCTGCAACGGCCGTCGATCTGGTATGTCACGAACTTGCCGAACTCGGCTGCGACGGAGTGACGGTCGAGGAACGGCAACTCGATACCTTCATTCCGCCCGACCCCGACGAGTCTCCTCCGGAGGAGTACTTCATCAAGGCTTATTATGCCGTTTCGGGAGAATCGGAATCCCTTCGGCGCCTGATCAAAGAGCGGCTGGAATGGTTGGCCGGTTTCGTACCGGGCTTGATTCCGGCACTGCCTGAAGTCCGGGAAGTACGCACGGAAGACTGGGCGGAAGGATGGAAACAGCATTTCCGGGCCGTCCGCCTCGGTCCGCGCCTGGTGGTCAAGCCGTCCTGGGAGGATTTTCTCCCCGCATCGGGGGATGTGGTGGTCAATCTGGATCCAGGCATGGCCTTCGGAACGGGAACCCACGGGACCACCCGGCTCTGCCTGGAAGCGCTTGCCGGATTGTTCGAACATTCTCCCGTACCGAAACGGGTGCTGGACGTGGGGACCGGCTCGGGTATCCTGGCGATAGCCGCCGCCGCTC
- a CDS encoding response regulator transcription factor, translated as MRILVVEDEKKVASFIKRGLEEEGFSVDLAYDGEEGLYMGETNPYDLILMDVMLPKMDGLAVVKELRKKEITSPVLCLTAKDKVEDIVAGLDSGSDDYLTKPFAFAELLARVRALSRRGAKDRGAEIHFADLRLDPVAHKVWRGDKEIDLTAKEYGLLEYFMRNPNQILTRTMIAEHVWDYTFDSFTNIIDVYVNYLRKKVDRDYDKKLIHTVRGVGYVLKEE; from the coding sequence ATGCGAATTCTAGTGGTGGAAGACGAAAAAAAGGTGGCCAGCTTCATCAAGCGAGGTCTTGAGGAAGAAGGTTTTTCGGTAGACCTGGCTTATGATGGGGAAGAAGGTCTCTACATGGGGGAAACCAATCCTTACGACCTGATTCTGATGGACGTCATGCTGCCTAAAATGGACGGCCTGGCCGTCGTCAAGGAACTGCGCAAGAAGGAAATCACTTCTCCGGTTCTCTGCCTCACCGCCAAGGACAAGGTGGAGGATATCGTTGCCGGACTGGATTCCGGCAGTGACGATTACCTGACCAAGCCCTTTGCTTTTGCCGAGCTACTTGCCCGTGTCCGCGCCCTGTCGCGGCGTGGCGCCAAAGACCGGGGAGCCGAAATCCATTTCGCCGATCTGCGCCTCGATCCCGTGGCTCACAAGGTCTGGCGCGGCGACAAGGAGATCGACCTCACCGCAAAAGAATACGGCCTTTTGGAATACTTCATGCGCAATCCCAACCAGATCCTCACCCGGACGATGATCGCCGAGCATGTCTGGGATTATACCTTCGATTCCTTCACCAATATCATCGACGTATACGTCAATTATCTGCGGAAGAAGGTGGATCGGGACTACGACAAGAAACTCATTCATACGGTCCGGGGTGTGGGATACGTCTTGAAGGAGGAATAG
- a CDS encoding cell wall metabolism sensor histidine kinase WalK: protein MFFRSLRFRLTLWYTLALAVILAASGLFWHMYLSRQLHILVDERIQLIAEEVSSFHFAAHDGFPAMEPPGEEHCEKLEIFIRSHNWGSFVQVVDGRGNIACSSSNLKTFHLPLDKAALQKAAQGRPHFETVRTLTPAPLRLLTFPITMQGRVTDLVQVGESLEHVEGTLEHLRLILLTFSPLAIAALSIGGWFLAGRALAPVVRISRAARKINAENLYQRLPTTGTQDEVAQLAETFNSMLARLENSFDKVRQFTGDASHELRTPLAILKGETEVALRWAKEPEELRGTLESNLEEINRMDRILEDLLALARSEAGELHLNIVEFSLSDMLQDLYLQGGTLGAPKNISVSLNLQVTEEIRLEGDQLQLTRMFLNLVTNAIKYTPEGGQVSISLAVRGHEAVVAVADTGIGIAREHLAHIFDRFYRVDEARNRQVGGTGLGLAIVKSIIDAHGGRIDVESAPDQGSEFTVYLPLAGPHSALDEKAGR from the coding sequence TTGTTCTTCCGCTCTCTCCGCTTTCGCCTCACCCTGTGGTATACGCTTGCCCTGGCCGTCATTTTGGCGGCCAGCGGTTTATTCTGGCACATGTATCTCTCCCGCCAGTTGCACATTCTTGTTGACGAAAGAATTCAGCTCATTGCCGAAGAAGTAAGCTCCTTCCATTTTGCGGCCCATGACGGGTTTCCCGCGATGGAACCCCCCGGTGAGGAGCATTGTGAAAAGCTCGAAATCTTTATCAGGAGCCATAATTGGGGCTCCTTCGTACAGGTTGTCGACGGCCGCGGCAACATTGCCTGTTCTTCAAGCAATCTGAAGACTTTTCATCTCCCACTGGACAAGGCGGCCCTGCAAAAAGCCGCACAGGGAAGGCCCCACTTCGAGACCGTCAGGACCCTGACGCCGGCCCCCCTCCGATTATTGACTTTTCCGATCACCATGCAGGGCCGCGTCACCGATCTGGTCCAAGTCGGCGAAAGCCTCGAGCACGTGGAAGGTACGCTGGAGCATCTTCGCCTTATCCTTCTGACCTTCAGCCCCCTGGCGATTGCGGCCCTTTCTATCGGAGGCTGGTTCCTTGCCGGCCGCGCCCTTGCCCCCGTAGTTCGCATCAGCCGGGCCGCCCGGAAGATCAATGCTGAAAATCTTTATCAGCGCCTGCCGACTACCGGTACACAGGATGAGGTCGCCCAGTTGGCGGAGACGTTCAACTCCATGCTGGCCCGCCTTGAAAATTCATTTGACAAGGTCAGGCAATTCACAGGAGATGCCTCTCATGAGCTGCGGACACCGCTGGCGATTCTGAAGGGGGAAACCGAGGTGGCCCTGCGCTGGGCGAAAGAGCCCGAGGAGCTGCGCGGAACGCTGGAGTCCAACCTCGAAGAGATCAACCGCATGGATCGTATCCTGGAGGACCTCCTTGCCCTGGCTAGGAGCGAGGCGGGGGAGCTGCATCTGAACATCGTCGAATTCAGCCTCAGCGACATGCTTCAGGATCTTTATCTTCAAGGCGGAACCCTGGGAGCCCCGAAGAACATTTCCGTGTCTCTTAATCTGCAAGTGACCGAGGAGATCCGGCTCGAAGGGGATCAGCTGCAGTTGACCCGCATGTTTCTCAACCTTGTTACCAACGCGATCAAATATACGCCGGAGGGTGGGCAGGTCTCGATCTCCCTGGCAGTCCGGGGTCATGAAGCTGTTGTGGCCGTTGCCGATACCGGCATCGGCATTGCGCGGGAGCACCTGGCTCATATTTTCGACCGATTCTACCGCGTCGACGAAGCTCGCAACCGTCAGGTAGGCGGAACCGGCCTGGGTCTGGCCATCGTTAAATCGATTATCGATGCTCATGGCGGACGCATAGACGTGGAATCCGCGCCGGACCAAGGGAGCGAATTTACAGTCTATTTGCCGCTCGCGGGCCCGCACTCAGCTCTCGACGAGAAAGCTGGTCGATAG
- a CDS encoding pyruvate, water dikinase regulatory protein, giving the protein MSATQLVYLLSDATGETAEEIVMAALTQFRDKAVRLKRISNVRTKNQVYEALDEALPLGALIVYTIVNRELAQLVHDECDSLGLSSIDLITPLLLKLAEFFGHSPQEKPGLLHGVDEEYFRRIEAVEFTVKHDDGQEVRNLHKADIVLVGVSRTSKTPLSIYLAHKGWKVANVPLVGGIEPPAELLQVDPGRVAGLLIDPQRLVELRAARLRNLGQDPRTAYADYDRIEEELQFAKSLFRRQPWVTVNVTGKAVEETANEVLVKLKLK; this is encoded by the coding sequence ATGTCCGCCACCCAGCTCGTCTACCTCCTGTCCGATGCCACCGGGGAGACGGCCGAAGAAATTGTCATGGCGGCCCTCACCCAGTTCCGGGATAAAGCGGTGCGCCTCAAGCGAATCAGCAATGTCCGGACAAAAAACCAGGTTTATGAGGCGCTGGATGAGGCACTGCCGTTGGGTGCCCTCATTGTCTATACGATCGTGAACCGGGAGCTGGCTCAACTTGTCCATGACGAATGCGATTCGCTGGGGCTGTCCAGCATCGACCTGATCACTCCGCTCCTTCTGAAGTTAGCCGAATTTTTCGGTCATTCCCCTCAAGAGAAACCGGGGTTGCTTCACGGAGTGGATGAGGAGTATTTCCGCCGCATCGAAGCGGTCGAATTCACGGTCAAACACGACGACGGACAGGAAGTCCGCAATCTGCATAAAGCCGATATCGTCCTGGTCGGGGTTTCCCGGACCAGCAAAACCCCCCTGTCCATTTATCTTGCCCACAAAGGCTGGAAGGTGGCAAATGTCCCCCTGGTCGGCGGGATAGAGCCGCCGGCAGAACTTTTGCAAGTCGATCCCGGCCGGGTGGCGGGTCTGCTCATCGATCCCCAGCGGCTGGTGGAACTGCGGGCGGCGCGGCTCAGGAACCTGGGCCAGGACCCTCGCACCGCCTATGCCGACTATGACCGAATCGAGGAAGAACTGCAGTTTGCCAAGAGTCTTTTCCGTCGCCAGCCATGGGTCACGGTGAACGTCACCGGCAAAGCAGTGGAAGAGACCGCCAACGAGGTGCTCGTCAAACTCAAACTTAAGTAA